One Phycisphaerae bacterium genomic window carries:
- a CDS encoding DUF1015 domain-containing protein — MSTIRPLPGVRYATTRSRDISALLSPPYDIIDDRGKAELQARHPRNFVTVDLPHMPPKSAGPAHVYAACKTTLDQWLADGTLVRDAVPALYVYHQLYRHAGTAYVRKMFFARLRLEPFGEGSIFPHERTFGGPKEDRLALTKATQANLSPIFGLYEDARNEIAGRLEQQLSREPLAIGTAEGVENRLWAVTDAATIADVTRLIAPKPTYIADGHHRCGTGMLYRDWLISERGPLPPEHPANYVLCVFCAMEDPGLLILPTHRILPGVKVTPETFAGDKQVEVKPLKAAGPSAAIAALRDFGPQAVALYCAATQTYSVVRPMRPDILDTLEPERTPAWRRLGLAFLHAYLLDRVVTPKLCGGTASEIRYIKADDDAITVTNQTGGTGFLMQPTTMEELRAVCKAGDLMPQKSTYFYPKLASGLVINPLTE; from the coding sequence ATGAGTACGATTCGTCCCCTTCCCGGAGTACGCTACGCGACAACCCGGTCGCGCGATATCTCCGCCCTGCTTTCGCCGCCGTACGACATTATAGATGACCGCGGCAAGGCCGAGCTGCAGGCGCGCCACCCGCGAAACTTCGTGACCGTCGATCTGCCGCACATGCCGCCCAAGTCCGCCGGCCCGGCCCACGTCTACGCCGCCTGCAAGACCACGCTCGACCAGTGGCTCGCCGACGGGACACTTGTGCGTGACGCTGTTCCTGCCCTGTACGTCTACCACCAGCTCTACCGCCACGCCGGAACCGCGTACGTTCGCAAGATGTTCTTCGCCCGCCTCCGCCTCGAACCCTTCGGCGAAGGCAGCATCTTCCCGCATGAGCGGACATTTGGTGGCCCCAAGGAGGACCGCCTGGCCCTGACCAAGGCCACCCAGGCCAACCTCAGCCCCATCTTCGGCCTCTACGAGGACGCCCGGAACGAGATCGCCGGCCGGCTGGAACAGCAACTCAGCCGCGAGCCTCTCGCCATCGGCACCGCCGAGGGCGTCGAAAACCGCCTCTGGGCCGTCACCGACGCCGCCACCATCGCCGACGTCACCCGCCTCATCGCCCCCAAACCGACCTACATCGCCGACGGCCACCACCGCTGCGGCACCGGCATGCTCTATCGCGACTGGCTGATCAGCGAGCGCGGGCCCCTGCCGCCGGAACACCCCGCTAACTACGTGCTCTGCGTGTTCTGTGCCATGGAAGACCCCGGCCTGCTCATCCTGCCGACCCACCGCATTCTGCCCGGCGTGAAGGTCACGCCTGAGACCTTCGCCGGCGACAAGCAGGTAGAGGTTAAGCCGCTGAAAGCCGCCGGCCCCAGCGCCGCGATTGCGGCGCTGCGCGACTTCGGCCCGCAGGCTGTCGCCCTCTACTGCGCCGCCACGCAGACCTACAGCGTCGTGCGGCCCATGCGCCCGGACATCCTGGACACTTTGGAACCCGAGCGCACGCCCGCCTGGCGCCGCCTCGGTCTGGCGTTCCTCCACGCGTACCTGCTCGACCGCGTCGTGACACCGAAGCTCTGCGGCGGAACGGCCAGCGAGATCCGCTACATCAAGGCCGACGATGATGCCATCACCGTCACGAACCAGACCGGCGGCACCGGCTTCCTGATGCAGCCGACGACCATGGAAGAACTCCGCGCGGTCTGCAAGGCCGGCGACCTGATGCCGCAGAAGAGCACGTACTTCTATCCGAAGCTCGCCAGCGGCCTCGTGATCAACCCGCTGACGGAGTAA
- a CDS encoding cob(I)yrinic acid a,c-diamide adenosyltransferase — protein MPRITRVYTRTGDDGTTALGSGQRVPKSARRIAAYGTVDELNAQLGVVLASGVAAELVAPLRRIQNDLFHAGAELCIPEAERAAHPGPRIEARHVAALEELMDQLGAQLPALQNFVLPGGAAAAAHLHVARTVCRRAEREVVALAAEEPIGPHVLVYLNRLSDALFVLGRYQNKLAGVPEPIWDSHA, from the coding sequence ATGCCGCGCATCACTCGCGTCTACACTCGTACCGGCGACGACGGCACCACCGCCCTCGGCTCCGGCCAGCGCGTCCCCAAGAGCGCCCGCCGCATCGCGGCCTACGGCACCGTCGATGAGCTGAACGCCCAGCTCGGCGTCGTCCTCGCCAGCGGTGTGGCCGCCGAGCTCGTCGCGCCGCTCCGGCGAATTCAAAACGACCTCTTCCACGCCGGCGCGGAGCTGTGCATCCCCGAGGCGGAGCGCGCCGCGCACCCGGGTCCGCGGATCGAGGCGCGCCATGTCGCGGCGCTGGAAGAGCTCATGGACCAGCTCGGCGCGCAGCTTCCAGCGCTGCAGAACTTCGTCCTGCCCGGCGGTGCGGCGGCCGCGGCTCACCTGCACGTCGCGCGCACCGTCTGCCGCCGCGCCGAGCGCGAGGTTGTCGCGCTCGCCGCGGAAGAGCCGATCGGCCCGCACGTGCTCGTCTACCTGAACCGGCTCTCCGACGCGCTCTTCGTGCTGGGCCGCTATCAGAACAAGCTCGCCGGCGTCCCCGAGCCCATCTGGGACAGCCACGCGTAG
- a CDS encoding saccharopine dehydrogenase NADP-binding domain-containing protein: MGFNYVILGAGRQGVALAYDLARRGDAARITLADLDHRTGQSAVSRLAALLPDSSCRITAAACDVSQPAEVAPVLSGADVVLSAVPYRFNLALTDVALAAGASFCDLGGNTAVVKQQLARHKRAAAAGVSIVPDCGLAPGLGNLLAAHGMALLDEPEHAHIRCGGLPQTPVGPLGYKLVFNFDGLINEYSGCGEFLRDGQRVEVPALTELEEIEFPPPLGKCEAAVTSGGTSVCAETFAGRLKTFDYKTVRYPGHFAIIRALFALGCLEDEVTLPDGSRARPRALLRHLMEQRLTYPDVRDLVVLRCTVSGRHQGRPCTRQYDLLDRQDERTGFTAMERTTAFPAALVAYMQARKLVEPGARPLEVAIPVRQYFDELAAHEIDVRVHVG, encoded by the coding sequence GTGGGCTTCAACTACGTGATCCTCGGTGCCGGGCGGCAAGGCGTCGCGCTGGCGTATGACCTCGCCCGCCGTGGCGACGCCGCCCGCATCACGCTCGCCGATCTCGACCATCGCACGGGACAGAGCGCCGTCTCGCGACTGGCTGCCTTGCTGCCGGACTCGTCCTGCCGCATTACGGCCGCCGCGTGCGATGTGTCGCAGCCGGCCGAAGTCGCCCCCGTGCTCAGCGGCGCCGACGTCGTGCTCTCCGCCGTGCCGTATCGCTTCAATCTCGCGCTCACCGACGTCGCGCTCGCCGCCGGCGCATCGTTCTGCGACCTCGGCGGCAACACGGCCGTCGTGAAGCAGCAGCTCGCGCGGCACAAGCGCGCCGCCGCCGCCGGCGTCAGCATCGTGCCCGACTGCGGCCTCGCGCCCGGCCTCGGCAACCTGCTCGCCGCCCACGGTATGGCCCTGCTTGACGAGCCGGAGCACGCCCACATCCGTTGCGGCGGCCTGCCGCAGACGCCGGTCGGCCCGCTCGGCTACAAGCTCGTGTTCAATTTCGACGGACTGATCAATGAATACAGCGGCTGTGGCGAGTTTCTGCGCGACGGCCAGCGCGTCGAAGTGCCGGCGCTGACGGAGCTGGAGGAGATCGAGTTTCCGCCGCCGCTGGGCAAGTGCGAGGCGGCGGTAACGTCCGGCGGAACGAGCGTATGCGCGGAGACATTCGCCGGGCGGCTGAAGACGTTCGACTACAAGACCGTGCGGTACCCGGGGCATTTCGCGATCATCCGGGCGCTGTTCGCGCTGGGGTGCCTGGAGGACGAGGTCACGTTGCCGGATGGCAGCCGGGCGCGCCCGCGGGCGCTCTTGCGGCATTTGATGGAGCAGCGGCTCACGTATCCCGACGTGCGCGACCTGGTCGTGCTGCGCTGCACGGTGAGCGGTCGCCACCAGGGCCGGCCCTGCACGCGGCAATACGACCTGCTCGACCGGCAGGACGAGCGCACCGGCTTCACGGCGATGGAGCGCACCACGGCGTTTCCGGCGGCGCTGGTCGCATACATGCAAGCCCGGAAGCTGGTCGAGCCCGGCGCGCGGCCATTAGAGGTCGCAATTCCGGTGCGGCAGTACTTCGACGAACTGGCCGCGCACGAGATCGACGTTCGCGTCCACGTGGGCTGA
- a CDS encoding OmpA family protein yields the protein MYRTIVAAALFVTGICGCTSPSSSPSPTAGAQPGADAQRTCEQERDSLRQQLASERAQVTSLQQRANRAEEEARTARAQIAAVNDHAAKVAQHNQELQAIIEQTKSGSLKRPELPASPLPANTDAALQALAGKYGDRVWYERGRGAISFANDRLFESGSDAVRADAQAALHELAQVLAAGELAEYEMIVVGHTDAAPITKAETLEKHPTNWHLSVHRAIAVKDVLAKGGVPAARLGVMGYADKRPLGDDAAKNRRVEIFIVPQGGVQAFEPVRRGR from the coding sequence ATGTACCGGACGATCGTCGCGGCTGCTCTTTTTGTAACTGGCATCTGCGGATGCACGAGCCCCAGCTCCAGTCCCAGCCCCACGGCTGGCGCGCAGCCCGGCGCGGACGCGCAGCGCACGTGCGAGCAGGAGCGCGACAGCCTGCGCCAGCAACTCGCCAGCGAGCGCGCGCAGGTCACGAGTCTGCAGCAGCGGGCCAACAGGGCCGAGGAAGAAGCACGCACCGCGCGCGCGCAGATCGCCGCGGTGAACGACCACGCGGCCAAGGTGGCGCAGCACAACCAGGAGTTGCAGGCCATCATCGAGCAGACGAAGTCGGGCTCCCTGAAGCGGCCGGAGCTGCCGGCGTCGCCGTTGCCGGCGAACACCGATGCGGCCCTGCAGGCGTTGGCCGGCAAGTACGGCGATCGCGTCTGGTACGAGCGCGGCCGCGGCGCGATCAGCTTCGCGAACGACCGGCTGTTCGAATCTGGCAGCGACGCGGTGCGGGCCGACGCGCAGGCCGCCCTGCACGAGCTGGCGCAGGTGCTGGCGGCGGGGGAACTCGCAGAGTACGAGATGATCGTGGTCGGCCACACGGACGCCGCTCCGATCACGAAGGCCGAGACGCTGGAGAAGCACCCGACGAACTGGCACTTGTCAGTGCACCGCGCGATCGCGGTGAAGGACGTGCTGGCAAAGGGCGGTGTGCCGGCGGCGCGGCTGGGCGTGATGGGGTACGCGGACAAGCGCCCGCTGGGCGACGACGCAGCGAAGAATCGACGGGTGGAGATCTTCATCGTGCCTCAGGGTGGCGTGCAGGCGTTCGAGCCGGTGCGGCGGGGACGGTAG
- a CDS encoding helix-turn-helix domain-containing protein, which translates to MASKPFYSLEEVCAKLGKTADEVKALVRGGVLREFRDAGKVFFKADDIEKLVTSSASEASDTGEILLEPAGETSPEPPAGRDELASLADSSGGTSIIGLEPLPEEEEKKEDTVITAKGIGVFDEDEIEVDADPMAKTQITTGATDDQVSLEGAGSGSGLLDLAREADDTALGADLLDEIYPGEEEAAAEPKQEAAPVQEAAPAAVEPAAVEEAPLEEAAPAEVPLPLPAVVGDTTEGMFSGLLVGALVLMALAATVVAGVVQGYLPDYGKFLGDGKTFYFFLGGAVLVPVIALVVGWFLGKAFVPRRR; encoded by the coding sequence ATGGCCAGCAAGCCGTTTTACTCGTTGGAAGAAGTCTGTGCGAAGCTCGGCAAGACCGCCGACGAGGTGAAAGCCCTCGTGCGCGGCGGCGTCCTGCGCGAGTTCCGCGACGCGGGCAAGGTCTTCTTCAAGGCGGACGACATCGAGAAACTCGTCACCAGCAGCGCGTCGGAAGCATCGGACACCGGCGAGATCCTGCTCGAACCTGCCGGCGAAACGTCGCCGGAGCCCCCGGCCGGACGCGATGAACTGGCCAGTCTGGCGGATTCCTCGGGGGGTACGAGCATCATCGGGCTCGAACCGCTGCCCGAGGAGGAAGAGAAGAAAGAGGACACGGTCATCACCGCCAAGGGCATCGGCGTATTTGACGAGGACGAAATCGAGGTCGACGCCGACCCCATGGCGAAGACGCAGATCACCACTGGCGCCACGGACGACCAGGTGTCGCTCGAAGGCGCGGGCAGCGGGTCCGGGTTGTTGGACCTGGCGCGCGAGGCCGACGACACGGCTCTGGGCGCCGACCTGCTGGACGAAATCTATCCCGGGGAGGAAGAGGCCGCGGCGGAGCCCAAGCAGGAAGCTGCACCGGTGCAGGAGGCCGCGCCGGCGGCCGTCGAACCCGCCGCGGTGGAAGAAGCCCCGCTGGAGGAGGCGGCCCCCGCGGAAGTGCCGCTGCCGCTGCCGGCCGTCGTGGGCGACACGACCGAAGGGATGTTCTCCGGCCTGCTGGTCGGCGCGCTTGTGCTGATGGCGCTGGCGGCGACCGTTGTGGCGGGCGTCGTACAGGGCTACCTGCCTGACTACGGCAAGTTCCTCGGCGATGGCAAGACCTTTTACTTCTTCCTCGGCGGGGCGGTGCTGGTGCCCGTGATCGCACTCGTGGTCGGCTGGTTCCTCGGCAAGGCTTTCGTCCCGCGCCGGCGCTAG
- the rny gene encoding ribonuclease Y yields MPDSAMAWAAALLGSAVVGGAAVLAFFHFLGHRERAARQAEAQRLIADAQERSAAVLRAAEIEAQKKALEAMERFEQETAETRNELRAAERRLDKREDTLVKKEDVLTTKERKLEGDQAKLAEQSRILAEKTTQVDSLLAQQRTELLRIARLSPDQARSLCLKQVEREVEKEAGQLVERIINNAEENAREKARYIIVSAIQRYAAEHTCETVVATVDVPSDEMKGRIIGREGRNIRAFEKTTGVTVIVDDTPGIVQVSCFDPVRKEIARQSLDQLIRDGRIHPTRIEEVVAEVTKEVEERVVVAGREAAATANVSGVNKKILDVLGRLQFRTSYGQNVLKHCVEVAYLSGLMADELGLDGALARRCGLLHDLGKALDHEAEGSHTKVGYEFARRFNEPPAVLNAIQGHHGDVAATHPYTPLVSAADAISAARPGSRRESIERYIKRLQELEAIATSFPGVRQAYAIEAGREVRVIVDAERVDDRSSLKLARDVAHKIEEDVATFPGEIKVTVLREVRATEYAISGRHRGNGDRAAEHRFIESEPEPDEPADAASEPPAEA; encoded by the coding sequence ATGCCGGATTCGGCCATGGCGTGGGCTGCGGCCCTGCTCGGTTCCGCCGTGGTCGGGGGCGCCGCGGTGCTGGCGTTTTTCCACTTTCTCGGTCACAGGGAACGTGCTGCCCGGCAGGCCGAAGCGCAGCGACTGATCGCGGATGCCCAGGAGCGCAGTGCGGCCGTGCTGCGCGCGGCGGAGATCGAGGCGCAGAAGAAAGCGCTCGAGGCCATGGAGCGCTTCGAGCAGGAGACGGCTGAAACCCGTAACGAGCTGCGCGCGGCGGAGCGACGCCTCGACAAGCGCGAGGACACGCTGGTCAAGAAAGAGGACGTGCTCACGACCAAGGAGCGCAAACTCGAGGGCGATCAGGCCAAGCTGGCGGAGCAGTCCCGGATCCTCGCCGAAAAGACCACCCAGGTAGACAGCCTGCTGGCCCAGCAGCGGACCGAGCTCCTCCGCATCGCCCGTTTAAGCCCCGACCAGGCCCGTTCTCTGTGCCTCAAACAAGTTGAACGCGAGGTCGAGAAGGAGGCCGGCCAGCTCGTCGAGCGGATCATCAACAACGCCGAGGAGAACGCGCGCGAGAAAGCCCGCTACATCATTGTGTCGGCCATCCAGCGCTACGCCGCCGAGCACACCTGCGAGACGGTTGTCGCGACGGTGGACGTGCCATCCGACGAGATGAAGGGCCGCATCATCGGGCGCGAGGGCCGGAATATCCGCGCGTTCGAGAAGACCACCGGCGTGACCGTCATCGTCGACGACACGCCCGGCATCGTGCAGGTGTCATGCTTCGACCCGGTGCGCAAGGAAATCGCGCGCCAGTCGCTGGACCAGTTGATCCGCGACGGGCGCATCCATCCCACGCGCATCGAGGAAGTCGTCGCCGAGGTCACGAAGGAGGTCGAGGAACGCGTGGTCGTCGCGGGCCGCGAGGCCGCCGCGACGGCGAACGTGTCCGGCGTGAACAAGAAGATCCTCGACGTGCTTGGCCGGCTGCAGTTCCGCACGAGCTACGGGCAGAACGTGCTCAAACACTGTGTCGAGGTGGCCTACCTGAGCGGGCTGATGGCCGATGAGCTGGGACTGGACGGGGCGCTCGCCCGCCGGTGCGGCCTGCTGCACGACCTCGGCAAGGCCCTGGACCACGAGGCGGAAGGCAGCCACACGAAGGTCGGGTACGAATTCGCCCGCCGGTTCAACGAGCCGCCGGCGGTGCTGAACGCGATTCAGGGGCACCACGGCGACGTGGCGGCGACGCATCCATACACGCCGCTGGTGTCCGCGGCGGATGCGATCAGTGCGGCGCGGCCGGGCAGTCGCCGCGAGTCGATCGAGCGTTACATCAAGCGTCTGCAGGAATTGGAGGCGATTGCGACGTCGTTTCCCGGCGTGCGGCAGGCGTATGCGATCGAGGCGGGGCGCGAAGTGCGCGTGATCGTGGACGCGGAGCGCGTGGACGACCGCTCGTCGCTGAAGCTGGCGCGGGACGTGGCGCACAAGATCGAGGAGGACGTGGCGACGTTCCCCGGCGAGATCAAGGTCACGGTCCTGCGCGAGGTGCGCGCCACGGAATACGCCATCAGCGGCCGGCATCGCGGCAACGGCGATCGCGCCGCCGAGCATCGATTCATTGAGTCTGAGCCGGAGCCGGACGAGCCAGCCGATGCGGCGAGCGAGCCGCCGGCGGAGGCGTGA
- a CDS encoding transcriptional regulator — MARGEQILRQWNLLRTLQTRGQGLPLRELAAESGVTERTVQRDFEVLQELGFPIDYQEDEYGKRFWRLPHDFFRTGPLVLSLTEALSLHLAEHLFAPLAGTLFAEGIASVRDKLRSLMPAQALEYFRDLDETVYVRRTGVTDYSAHADTIRTLTEAAQRGQVVEIAYRGLWRPAEYTTAVDPYGLVLYEGDLYLVGRSHRANAVRIFKVTRIETVTPQVFSRPPGFALEQHFRNTFGIVRTGGPPTEVVVRFTGPAAALVEERMWHESQHVEWLATEHTLFEECSGDHPTLQATFRLADVVEFKRWIKGFGADAEVLRPESLRRELRDELRATLDRYERSAGEA, encoded by the coding sequence ATGGCACGCGGCGAGCAAATCCTGCGGCAGTGGAATCTCTTGCGGACCCTCCAGACCCGCGGGCAGGGACTGCCGCTGCGCGAGCTGGCCGCCGAGAGCGGCGTCACCGAGCGCACCGTGCAGCGTGACTTCGAAGTCCTCCAGGAGCTGGGCTTCCCGATCGACTACCAGGAAGACGAGTACGGCAAGCGCTTCTGGCGCCTGCCGCATGACTTCTTCAGGACCGGGCCGCTCGTGCTCAGCCTGACGGAGGCCCTGTCGCTGCACCTCGCCGAGCACCTGTTCGCACCGCTCGCCGGCACGCTCTTCGCCGAAGGGATCGCTTCAGTCCGCGACAAGCTCCGCAGCCTCATGCCGGCGCAGGCCCTGGAGTACTTCCGCGACCTGGATGAGACGGTCTACGTCCGCCGCACGGGCGTAACCGACTATTCCGCCCACGCCGACACCATCCGGACGCTGACCGAGGCCGCCCAGCGCGGGCAGGTCGTCGAGATCGCGTATCGGGGGCTCTGGCGGCCGGCGGAATACACGACGGCGGTCGATCCATACGGGCTGGTGCTCTACGAGGGCGACCTGTACCTGGTCGGCCGCTCGCACCGGGCCAATGCCGTCCGCATTTTCAAGGTCACGCGGATCGAGACGGTGACGCCGCAGGTCTTCAGCCGGCCGCCGGGCTTCGCGCTCGAACAGCACTTTCGCAACACGTTCGGCATCGTCCGCACCGGCGGACCGCCGACCGAGGTGGTGGTGCGTTTCACCGGGCCGGCGGCGGCGCTGGTCGAGGAGCGCATGTGGCACGAGAGCCAGCACGTGGAGTGGCTGGCGACTGAGCACACGCTGTTCGAGGAGTGCAGCGGCGACCATCCGACGCTGCAGGCGACGTTTCGCCTGGCGGACGTGGTCGAGTTCAAGCGCTGGATCAAGGGATTCGGCGCCGACGCCGAGGTGCTCCGACCGGAGTCGCTGCGCCGCGAGCTGCGTGACGAGTTGCGCGCCACGCTGGACCGGTATGAGCGCAGCGCGGGTGAAGCCTGA
- a CDS encoding AMP-binding protein produces MHPLLDDFERNCANRATRPAASDPTLALDYQSLRAVACGLGAQIAAQTAQPHVGILAPTSAACAAAVFACWYANRVPVPLNFMLSPTELSKIIRDAGLDLIVSIDRFAPTVTAAGLKLLPLSAQTLVPGEGQAPAAAPADVGALIYTSGTSGDPKGVCLSFDNLAQNARACIAAAELSADQVFLGLLPQFHAFGLTATTIVPLVMGAAVHYLPRFSPVAVANTIAERGVSVFITIASMFGALAAMKEARAEQFASLTHPVSGGEPLPARVAQVFEQRYGKRIYEGYGMTEASPVITLNTPRAYRAGTVGRPLPGISVVAVDAHGATLPPGEEGELIVRGHCVMQGYLNKPDLTAATVRDGALRTGDVGHVDADGYVSITGRAKEMMIVGGENVFPFEIESVLVDHPGVAEAAVVGLQDDIRGEVPVAFVIPRPDAAPLVESELRGFCRERLAAYKVPRQITIATELPRGPTGKILKRALKVGQP; encoded by the coding sequence ATGCACCCGCTGCTCGACGACTTCGAACGTAACTGCGCCAACCGGGCCACCCGGCCGGCGGCGTCTGATCCAACCCTCGCTCTCGACTACCAGAGCCTGCGCGCCGTCGCTTGCGGCCTGGGCGCGCAGATCGCCGCGCAAACCGCGCAGCCGCACGTCGGCATCCTCGCTCCAACTTCGGCGGCGTGCGCGGCCGCGGTCTTCGCGTGCTGGTACGCCAACCGCGTTCCCGTCCCGCTGAACTTCATGCTGTCGCCAACCGAGTTGAGCAAAATCATCCGCGACGCCGGCCTGGACCTCATCGTCAGCATCGACCGCTTCGCGCCCACGGTGACAGCGGCCGGACTCAAGCTGCTGCCGCTGAGCGCGCAGACGCTGGTGCCGGGCGAGGGCCAGGCGCCGGCGGCGGCGCCAGCCGACGTCGGCGCGTTGATCTACACGTCGGGCACCTCGGGCGATCCCAAGGGCGTTTGCCTCAGCTTCGACAACTTGGCGCAAAACGCCCGCGCCTGCATCGCCGCCGCCGAGCTGTCCGCCGACCAGGTTTTCCTCGGCCTGCTCCCGCAGTTTCACGCCTTTGGGTTGACCGCGACCACGATCGTCCCGCTGGTCATGGGCGCGGCCGTGCACTATTTGCCGCGCTTCAGCCCCGTCGCGGTCGCCAACACGATCGCCGAGCGCGGCGTCTCCGTGTTCATCACGATCGCGAGCATGTTCGGCGCCCTGGCGGCGATGAAGGAGGCCCGGGCAGAGCAGTTCGCGTCGCTGACCCATCCGGTGAGTGGCGGCGAACCGCTGCCGGCCCGCGTCGCCCAGGTCTTCGAGCAGCGCTACGGCAAGCGCATCTACGAGGGCTATGGCATGACCGAGGCCTCGCCGGTGATCACGCTGAACACGCCACGCGCGTACCGGGCGGGCACGGTCGGCCGGCCGCTGCCGGGCATTTCCGTCGTAGCGGTGGATGCGCACGGAGCAACATTGCCGCCGGGGGAAGAGGGTGAGCTCATCGTGCGCGGTCACTGCGTCATGCAGGGCTACCTGAACAAGCCTGACCTCACGGCGGCCACCGTCCGCGACGGTGCGCTGCGGACCGGGGACGTCGGGCACGTCGACGCGGACGGCTATGTGTCCATCACGGGCCGCGCGAAGGAAATGATGATCGTCGGCGGTGAAAACGTGTTCCCGTTCGAGATTGAAAGCGTGCTCGTCGACCATCCCGGCGTCGCGGAGGCGGCGGTGGTCGGCCTGCAGGACGATATTCGCGGGGAGGTGCCGGTGGCGTTCGTGATTCCGCGGCCGGACGCGGCGCCGCTGGTCGAGTCGGAGTTGCGCGGCTTCTGCCGCGAGCGGCTGGCGGCCTACAAGGTGCCGCGTCAGATCACGATCGCGACCGAGTTGCCGCGCGGACCGACAGGGAAGATTCTCAAGCGGGCGCTGAAAGTCGGGCAGCCATAA
- a CDS encoding MarR family transcriptional regulator: MTTSDAHRTVLGSSAQRVIDLLVRRGPHTMAQLVAELGVTTTAVRQQVNRLLANGWVTRTQRRRGPGRPADVFAISEEARRRFGTNAGELSRLLIEEIVDAEGPMRARMLLRRVGQRMAESQRSVVGEGPPLDRLQRLAELLSRNGMTVAVEQSGEGLRLMVFTCPFGGLATEHPEVCDMEREAFSALLGGPVQLRRCVQSGYARCEFGVSAEPPAPEPQA; encoded by the coding sequence ATGACGACCTCAGACGCACATCGCACGGTGCTCGGGTCATCCGCCCAGCGGGTGATCGACCTGCTCGTGCGCCGCGGGCCACACACGATGGCGCAGCTTGTCGCTGAGCTCGGCGTAACGACCACGGCGGTCCGACAGCAGGTCAATCGTCTGTTGGCGAACGGGTGGGTCACGCGGACACAGCGACGCCGCGGCCCCGGGCGACCCGCGGACGTGTTCGCAATCTCGGAGGAGGCACGCCGGCGGTTCGGCACCAACGCCGGCGAGCTGTCGCGTCTCTTGATCGAGGAAATCGTCGATGCCGAGGGACCCATGCGCGCGCGGATGCTGTTGCGGCGCGTCGGGCAGCGCATGGCGGAGAGTCAGCGGAGCGTCGTTGGCGAAGGGCCGCCGTTGGACCGTCTGCAGCGCCTGGCCGAGCTGCTGAGCCGTAATGGCATGACGGTCGCGGTCGAGCAGAGCGGTGAGGGCCTGAGGTTGATGGTGTTCACCTGTCCATTCGGTGGCCTGGCGACCGAGCATCCCGAAGTCTGCGACATGGAGCGCGAGGCGTTCAGCGCGCTACTCGGCGGGCCGGTGCAACTGCGACGGTGCGTGCAGAGCGGGTATGCACGTTGTGAATTTGGTGTGTCGGCGGAGCCGCCCGCGCCTGAACCACAGGCTTGA